A single Crateriforma conspicua DNA region contains:
- a CDS encoding efflux RND transporter permease subunit — translation MNLSAIAIEKRAIAYFGVALVIIGGVFCFFQLGQLEDPEFSVKTAVITTTYPGASAEQVELEITDRIETKLQEMTELKNVYSNSRPGLSIIKVDIKSNYWSERLPQVWDILRKKVADVEPSLPPGAGKPKVGDDFGYVFGFLLAVSSDGFSYAELERYVKDMRKELSVVSGVARVDFWGVQDKRIYVDVSTNQLAALNITPEQLIRTLQSENMVVDAGSVNHESNRFRVTPTGEFASPEDIADLAVSGTVVGRDEILRIRDFASVSVGYVDPPMQLMRHNGRPAIALAIAPGAGENVVHVGNAIDHRINEMMSDLPIGIDIQRVSWQSDQVSESIRAFMISLLEAVAIVLILLAVTMGIRPGIIIGISGLVFPILGTFIVMSIMGIDLHRISLGALIIAMGMMVDNAIVVTDGIMVRIAQGRDRVEAAIEAANGPALPLLGATVVACMAFYPIFASSYDTGEYAGSLFTVVAISLVLSWVFCQTVAPLLCIAMLPGPKPGQATGDPYQGKLYQYFRGVLSWAIRFRILFLGGMVGLLLASVVGFRWVPQLYFPDSSRLQVMVDYWAPQGTRIEETSAGLERIEKFLQQHDATASVSTFVGKGPPRFYLPVSAEDPYTSYGQIIINTKSLDGVNQLVGDTDAWVKVNVPEAMVRVRKYAVGAFDDWKVEARFSGPANADPATLRRLAEAGANVLRETPLAKEVRVNWRQRVLALQPQLNQERARWAGVSREELARVLKRSSDGVVIGQYREDDSLIPILARNIQSERESSATSLDELHVTPRLSTKAVPVSQIIDGVDMPWEDPIIWRWDRRRAITVQCSPNGVTAPTLRNAMLEKFNAIDLPPGYRLDWDGEYWSAKQSQEALVPGIVPAVVVMLFILVALFNSFRPMLICIGVIPFVMIGITGGLLMTQTPFGFIALLGAMSLSGMMIKNVVVLLDEVNANLSRGLKPYNAVVEAAVSRLSPVVNAAGTTVLGVLPMLQDVFWVALAVTIFFGLIVGTLLTMVMVPTLYALLYRIPAES, via the coding sequence ATGAATCTTTCAGCTATCGCAATTGAAAAACGAGCGATCGCCTATTTCGGTGTCGCGTTGGTGATCATCGGCGGCGTGTTTTGCTTCTTCCAGCTTGGGCAGTTGGAAGACCCGGAATTTTCCGTGAAGACAGCGGTCATCACGACCACCTATCCGGGTGCCAGTGCCGAACAAGTCGAATTGGAGATCACCGACCGCATCGAAACCAAGCTCCAGGAGATGACGGAGCTGAAGAACGTCTATTCGAACTCTCGACCCGGATTGTCGATCATCAAGGTCGACATCAAAAGCAATTATTGGTCGGAACGACTGCCCCAAGTCTGGGACATCTTGCGAAAAAAAGTGGCCGACGTGGAACCGTCGTTGCCGCCGGGCGCCGGGAAGCCCAAAGTCGGCGATGACTTTGGTTATGTGTTCGGGTTCCTGTTGGCCGTCAGCAGCGACGGATTCAGCTACGCCGAACTGGAACGCTATGTCAAAGACATGCGGAAAGAACTGAGTGTGGTGTCCGGTGTCGCACGCGTTGATTTCTGGGGTGTCCAGGACAAACGCATTTATGTGGACGTTTCGACCAACCAGTTGGCGGCGTTGAACATCACGCCTGAACAGCTGATCCGAACGCTGCAATCGGAAAACATGGTGGTCGACGCTGGCAGCGTGAACCATGAAAGCAATCGTTTTCGGGTCACACCAACGGGCGAATTTGCGTCTCCCGAAGACATCGCCGATTTAGCCGTGTCCGGGACCGTGGTCGGGCGCGATGAAATTCTTCGCATTCGCGACTTCGCATCGGTATCGGTGGGATATGTCGATCCGCCGATGCAATTGATGCGTCACAACGGCCGACCGGCGATCGCGCTGGCCATTGCGCCGGGAGCCGGTGAAAACGTCGTCCATGTGGGCAATGCGATTGATCACAGGATCAACGAAATGATGTCGGATTTGCCGATCGGTATCGATATCCAACGGGTGTCGTGGCAATCAGACCAGGTCAGCGAATCGATTCGCGCCTTCATGATCAGTTTGTTGGAAGCGGTGGCGATCGTGCTGATCTTGTTGGCCGTCACCATGGGCATTCGTCCGGGCATCATTATCGGCATCAGCGGGTTGGTGTTTCCGATTCTTGGTACGTTCATCGTGATGTCGATCATGGGAATCGATTTGCACCGAATTTCACTCGGCGCATTGATCATCGCCATGGGCATGATGGTCGACAATGCGATCGTGGTGACCGACGGGATCATGGTGCGCATTGCGCAGGGGCGGGATCGGGTGGAAGCGGCGATCGAAGCGGCAAACGGTCCGGCGCTGCCACTGTTGGGCGCGACCGTCGTGGCCTGCATGGCGTTTTATCCGATCTTTGCGTCCAGTTACGACACCGGTGAATACGCGGGAAGCCTGTTCACGGTGGTGGCAATCTCTTTGGTGCTCAGTTGGGTTTTCTGTCAAACCGTTGCGCCGTTGTTGTGCATCGCGATGTTGCCGGGCCCCAAACCGGGGCAGGCTACCGGCGACCCATATCAGGGAAAGCTATATCAATACTTTCGTGGCGTGCTGTCGTGGGCCATTCGTTTTCGCATTCTATTTTTGGGCGGGATGGTCGGGTTGTTGTTGGCATCTGTGGTGGGCTTTCGCTGGGTACCGCAGTTGTATTTCCCCGATTCCAGTCGCTTGCAGGTGATGGTCGACTACTGGGCACCCCAGGGAACACGAATTGAAGAAACCAGCGCCGGTCTGGAGCGGATCGAAAAGTTCCTGCAGCAACATGACGCCACCGCATCGGTCAGCACATTCGTCGGGAAAGGGCCACCACGATTTTATTTGCCGGTCAGTGCCGAAGACCCCTACACGTCGTATGGCCAGATCATCATCAACACCAAGTCACTTGACGGAGTGAATCAGCTGGTCGGCGATACCGACGCTTGGGTCAAAGTCAACGTACCCGAAGCGATGGTTCGAGTGCGCAAATACGCGGTGGGCGCTTTTGACGATTGGAAGGTCGAAGCCCGGTTCAGCGGACCGGCCAACGCGGATCCGGCAACCTTGCGGCGACTGGCCGAAGCCGGGGCGAATGTCTTGCGCGAGACGCCGTTGGCCAAGGAAGTCCGCGTCAATTGGCGACAACGCGTCTTGGCTTTACAGCCACAGTTGAATCAGGAGCGTGCGCGATGGGCGGGGGTCTCACGCGAAGAACTGGCACGCGTGCTGAAGCGATCATCCGATGGTGTGGTGATCGGGCAATACCGTGAAGACGATAGCCTGATCCCGATCCTGGCGCGAAACATTCAATCCGAACGTGAATCATCCGCGACGTCTCTGGATGAGCTGCACGTGACGCCACGGTTGTCGACCAAGGCGGTTCCAGTTTCGCAGATCATTGACGGTGTCGACATGCCGTGGGAAGACCCGATCATTTGGCGGTGGGATCGACGTCGGGCCATCACGGTTCAGTGTTCGCCCAACGGCGTGACCGCGCCGACGCTGCGAAATGCGATGTTGGAAAAATTCAATGCGATCGATTTGCCGCCCGGATATCGACTGGATTGGGACGGCGAATACTGGAGTGCGAAACAGTCACAGGAAGCTCTGGTGCCCGGCATCGTCCCGGCGGTGGTCGTGATGTTGTTCATTTTGGTGGCGTTGTTCAACAGTTTCCGACCAATGTTGATTTGCATCGGAGTGATCCCCTTTGTGATGATCGGGATTACCGGTGGGCTGTTGATGACCCAAACGCCGTTCGGCTTTATCGCCTTGCTCGGGGCGATGAGTCTGTCAGGAATGATGATTAAGAATGTGGTTGTTTTGTTAGATGAAGTGAACGCCAACCTCAGCCGCGGTTTGAAACCCTATAATGCAGTCGTCGAAGCAGCCGTCTCGCGTCTAAGTCCAGTGGTGAACGCCGCAGGAACGACCGTGCTGGGCGTGCTGCCAATGCTTCAGGACGTGTTTTGGGTTGCACTGGCGGTGACGATCTTCTTCGGACTGATCGTCGGGACTTTGCTGACCATGGTCATGGTGCCAACCCTGTATGCGCTTCTTTACCGCATTCCCGCCGAATCATAG
- a CDS encoding efflux RND transporter periplasmic adaptor subunit: MEAAVASAQNQLNYATLKAPFSGRVAARYVDNYQTVQAKQPVVRLVDLSKIEITVQVPESLITLVPQLRKVVCRFDAFTGKEFDCEVTKIGSEASQVTRTYPVTVQLDQPDDLSILPGMAATVQGLIDVDQVDDGLIVPAGAVFAAEGNDQSSVWIVDESSKTVSRQEVEVLRLMADGLTVVADGIKEGSWVVTAGVHSLREGQQVKLLQAGS; this comes from the coding sequence TTGGAAGCTGCCGTTGCTAGCGCGCAAAACCAGCTGAATTATGCAACGCTCAAAGCCCCTTTCAGCGGACGTGTGGCGGCACGTTACGTCGACAATTATCAAACCGTCCAAGCCAAGCAGCCTGTCGTCCGACTGGTCGATCTTTCCAAAATCGAGATCACCGTGCAGGTTCCCGAAAGTCTGATCACCCTGGTCCCTCAGTTGCGGAAAGTGGTTTGTCGTTTCGACGCCTTCACCGGCAAAGAATTCGATTGCGAGGTCACGAAGATCGGCAGCGAAGCGTCTCAAGTCACGCGCACCTATCCGGTAACGGTCCAGTTGGATCAACCGGATGACCTTTCAATCCTGCCCGGCATGGCGGCCACCGTCCAAGGGTTGATTGACGTCGACCAAGTCGACGATGGATTGATCGTGCCGGCCGGTGCGGTGTTTGCCGCCGAGGGGAATGATCAAAGTTCCGTTTGGATCGTGGACGAGTCGTCGAAAACTGTTTCGCGACAGGAAGTCGAAGTCTTGCGGCTGATGGCCGACGGGTTAACGGTCGTCGCCGACGGGATCAAGGAAGGCAGCTGGGTGGTCACCGCGGGCGTGCATTCGTTGCGTGAAGGCCAGCAAGTGAAGTTACTGCAGGCGGGAAGCTGA
- a CDS encoding efflux RND transporter periplasmic adaptor subunit, with product MLLLLIGGCGEVDTLPEPVRPVRAAKVGSKHAMPGRQFPGRAAAKQDVEMSFQVSGLLMDLPVDVGTEVKQGDIIGALEPQDFQAALAMAEGNLARERSNLLAMERGARPEEIQKLRAALAEAEALHRESISAHERNIRLIKEQAASQEDFDRSLARQERNAAQVASVKEELNIGLKGLVPRTWTPSGRKFARWKLPLLARKTS from the coding sequence ATGCTGCTTTTGTTGATCGGCGGTTGCGGCGAAGTTGACACGCTGCCTGAACCGGTCCGTCCGGTCCGAGCCGCCAAGGTGGGATCCAAGCACGCGATGCCCGGTCGTCAGTTTCCCGGTCGTGCCGCGGCAAAGCAGGACGTGGAAATGTCATTCCAAGTTTCCGGGCTGTTGATGGACTTGCCCGTTGATGTCGGGACCGAGGTCAAGCAAGGGGACATCATTGGTGCGTTGGAGCCACAGGATTTTCAAGCTGCTTTGGCGATGGCCGAAGGCAATTTGGCACGTGAGCGTTCCAACCTATTGGCGATGGAACGCGGGGCGCGGCCGGAAGAAATTCAAAAGCTGCGTGCCGCATTAGCGGAAGCCGAAGCCCTTCACCGTGAATCGATTTCCGCCCACGAACGGAACATTCGATTGATCAAGGAACAGGCCGCTAGCCAGGAAGACTTCGATCGCAGTCTGGCACGTCAAGAACGAAATGCGGCACAAGTCGCCAGCGTCAAGGAGGAATTGAACATCGGATTAAAGGGGCTCGTCCCGAGGACTTGGACGCCAAGCGGGCGGAAATTCGCGCGTTGGAAGCTGCCGTTGCTAGCGCGCAAAACCAGCTGA
- a CDS encoding YybH family protein gives MAVGTETLVAMKEAVMKSILLKLTLMLGCVGLGPFAWSDQSSEQSAIRQMVRAYVDAYNRHDADAVAQLWSPEAVYTDPDSGEQVVGRDAIRAEFAATFREIKDVRLSVITESIEFVSPNVAIEKGSATLLQQDSVSESTHYSAVYVKRDGRWLLDRVSEVVTERPSSGYEGLKELEWLIGSWIDDDDQATVVTTCNWTKNRSFMTRMFSISVGDNVDFAGMQIIGWDAADKTIRSWVFDSDGGFGQGMWHRQGEAWHIRLVGTLPDGTRSSSTNIVRRVDDDTFTWQAVDRTVAGELLPNVDEIVVNRRDVSE, from the coding sequence ATGGCTGTGGGAACCGAAACACTTGTCGCAATGAAAGAGGCAGTGATGAAGTCGATCCTGTTGAAATTGACGTTGATGCTGGGCTGCGTCGGGCTTGGTCCGTTCGCTTGGTCAGACCAGTCATCCGAACAGTCAGCGATTCGTCAGATGGTCAGGGCGTATGTGGATGCCTACAACCGACACGATGCCGACGCGGTTGCCCAACTGTGGTCGCCCGAAGCCGTCTACACCGACCCGGACAGTGGCGAACAAGTTGTCGGACGTGATGCCATCCGCGCAGAGTTCGCCGCGACGTTCCGGGAGATCAAAGACGTCCGTCTGTCCGTCATCACTGAGTCGATCGAATTCGTCTCGCCCAACGTGGCGATTGAAAAGGGGTCGGCCACGCTATTGCAACAGGATTCCGTCTCCGAGTCGACGCACTATTCCGCTGTCTACGTCAAACGCGACGGTCGGTGGTTGCTGGACCGAGTCAGCGAGGTTGTGACTGAACGGCCGAGCTCCGGCTACGAAGGGTTGAAAGAATTGGAATGGTTGATCGGATCCTGGATCGATGATGACGACCAAGCGACTGTCGTGACCACGTGCAATTGGACCAAGAACCGAAGCTTCATGACACGGATGTTCTCGATCAGCGTCGGCGACAACGTGGACTTTGCTGGAATGCAGATCATCGGATGGGACGCGGCTGACAAGACCATTCGATCATGGGTGTTCGATTCGGATGGTGGTTTTGGGCAAGGCATGTGGCACCGTCAAGGCGAAGCTTGGCATATCCGTTTGGTCGGCACGTTGCCAGACGGCACCCGTTCATCTTCGACGAACATTGTGCGGCGCGTCGATGACGACACGTTCACTTGGCAAGCGGTCGATCGAACCGTTGCCGGCGAGTTGTTGCCCAACGTCGATGAGATCGTCGTGAATCGTCGAGATGTAAGCGAATGA
- a CDS encoding putative quinol monooxygenase, whose translation MFQAVLRVVAPHEMRGEFIDVFWGLTGPTACVRGCRECRVFREVEDGDAITYWMQWDSRDALDEHFRSERFRRLLPYIEMSTEPPEVEVTRVERLGGIETVLAAINSRLS comes from the coding sequence ATGTTCCAGGCCGTCTTGCGAGTCGTCGCGCCGCATGAGATGCGCGGCGAGTTCATCGACGTCTTTTGGGGATTGACCGGGCCCACCGCCTGTGTTCGCGGATGTCGGGAGTGTCGCGTGTTCCGCGAGGTCGAGGATGGCGACGCGATCACCTATTGGATGCAGTGGGACAGTCGGGACGCTTTGGATGAACACTTTCGATCCGAGCGGTTTCGGCGACTGTTGCCATACATCGAGATGTCAACCGAGCCGCCCGAAGTGGAAGTCACACGTGTGGAACGCCTGGGCGGAATCGAAACGGTCCTGGCCGCAATCAATTCGCGGCTGAGCTGA
- a CDS encoding sigma 54-interacting transcriptional regulator, which translates to MCRSGYNAIRIPTCNSGGKLVNAQNDLDDRFVGLLSGLRSQFIQASSPLFVIRNGRVCSVNEAFCRWMSVEPQAIVGRQTESFVAHADWDEVKRHLDQLLRGDQASCQFYCSFDGLDDRSRKACVTAARLYGDHDGAVLCGVADLDVQQSSDRESEPMPWQLLSFERLLSTLSASFINLPIDQIEDQINESLKSLVQFLGNDRCTFFEFGDDNAYINVTHSYAVEGCPRFPIGAFEVAQLPWFINEFGEGNCVFAKSIPDDLPPEAKQEARYCREHGIQSNIAVPLRAGGQVLGGLTFAFIEKPCSWPRETVLRLQLIGEVFAGSLLRRRTEMSLRDKIAENEQLRRRLEQENLYLREQTVLRHHHGKIVGRSDALLKVLADVERVATTDAPVLLTGETGTGKELLAQAIHELSSRSGSPMIVVNCASLPATLIESELFGRVAGAYTGAASAQIGRFELADGSTLFLDEIGEFPLELQAKLLRVLQDGRFERLGSPDSVSVNVRIIAATNRDLHQASRDGKFRTDLFHRLNVFPIRVPPLRERRDDIPSLAWSFVETFGRRMGKTIKSIPRKSMQRLQRHDWPGNVRELSNAIERAMILTDGDTLNLVMDDWGAERPARRLSLKESEKQQILDVLQETGWRIRGKGGAAELLDVKPTTLEARMARLGIRRPGNRSDDS; encoded by the coding sequence ATGTGTCGCAGTGGCTACAACGCAATCCGCATTCCGACGTGCAATTCAGGCGGCAAATTGGTGAACGCGCAGAACGACCTTGACGATCGGTTCGTGGGACTGTTGTCAGGGCTTCGTTCACAGTTCATACAGGCCAGCAGTCCGCTTTTTGTTATCCGAAACGGACGCGTTTGTTCGGTGAACGAAGCGTTTTGCCGGTGGATGTCCGTTGAGCCTCAAGCGATCGTGGGGCGTCAGACGGAATCATTCGTTGCCCACGCCGATTGGGATGAGGTGAAGCGTCATCTGGATCAGTTGCTGCGAGGAGACCAAGCGTCGTGCCAGTTCTATTGCAGCTTTGACGGCCTGGACGATCGATCGCGGAAAGCATGCGTGACGGCGGCAAGATTGTACGGCGATCACGACGGTGCCGTGCTTTGTGGGGTGGCGGACCTTGATGTTCAACAAAGTTCGGATCGCGAATCCGAACCGATGCCGTGGCAACTGTTGAGCTTTGAACGATTGCTTTCCACACTTTCGGCTAGTTTCATCAATTTGCCCATTGATCAGATCGAGGATCAGATCAACGAAAGTTTGAAATCTCTGGTTCAATTTCTGGGTAACGACCGTTGCACGTTTTTCGAGTTTGGCGACGACAACGCATACATCAATGTGACGCATTCCTATGCGGTGGAAGGTTGCCCGCGGTTTCCGATCGGCGCCTTCGAAGTGGCTCAGTTGCCGTGGTTTATCAACGAGTTTGGTGAAGGCAATTGTGTCTTTGCAAAATCGATTCCAGATGATCTTCCGCCTGAGGCCAAACAAGAGGCACGATACTGTCGGGAGCACGGGATTCAGTCCAACATTGCGGTGCCGCTCCGTGCCGGCGGTCAGGTTTTGGGCGGCTTGACGTTCGCCTTCATTGAAAAGCCATGCTCGTGGCCTCGCGAAACGGTCTTGCGTCTTCAGTTGATCGGTGAAGTGTTCGCCGGATCGCTCTTGCGGCGACGAACCGAGATGTCTTTGCGGGACAAGATCGCAGAAAATGAACAGCTGCGGCGTCGGTTGGAGCAGGAAAATCTCTATCTGCGAGAACAGACCGTCTTGCGGCATCACCACGGAAAGATCGTAGGACGCAGCGATGCGCTTTTGAAAGTGTTGGCCGATGTGGAAAGGGTTGCGACCACCGATGCCCCCGTGCTGTTGACCGGGGAAACGGGGACGGGCAAGGAGTTGTTGGCACAGGCGATTCATGAGCTTAGCAGCCGCAGCGGCAGTCCGATGATCGTGGTGAATTGCGCTTCCCTGCCGGCAACGTTGATCGAAAGTGAGTTGTTCGGTCGCGTCGCCGGAGCTTACACGGGTGCCGCATCAGCCCAGATCGGACGTTTCGAATTGGCCGACGGATCCACGCTGTTTTTGGATGAGATCGGTGAGTTCCCATTGGAATTGCAGGCCAAGCTACTGCGTGTCTTGCAGGACGGAAGGTTCGAACGTTTGGGGAGCCCCGATTCGGTGTCCGTGAACGTTCGTATTATCGCCGCGACCAATCGCGACCTACACCAGGCGAGTCGAGACGGAAAGTTTCGCACCGACCTTTTCCATCGTTTGAATGTTTTCCCGATTCGAGTTCCGCCGCTGCGTGAGCGACGCGACGATATCCCGTCGTTGGCTTGGTCTTTCGTTGAAACGTTTGGCCGGCGTATGGGCAAGACGATCAAGAGCATTCCGCGAAAGTCGATGCAGAGGTTGCAGCGTCACGATTGGCCCGGCAATGTCCGCGAGTTAAGCAACGCGATTGAGCGGGCGATGATCTTGACCGACGGCGATACGCTCAATCTGGTCATGGATGACTGGGGCGCGGAAAGGCCGGCGCGACGACTATCGTTGAAGGAGTCGGAGAAGCAACAGATCCTTGATGTCTTGCAGGAAACGGGCTGGCGGATTCGGGGCAAGGGTGGCGCGGCCGAACTGTTGGACGTCAAGCCGACGACGTTGGAGGCCCGGATGGCTCGCTTGGGCATTCGTCGGCCAGGGAATCGATCGGACGATTCGTAG
- a CDS encoding ABC transporter permease, whose protein sequence is MQTAKNILWLTLKELRSLRHDKMLIALLGFALTFSVYSQATGISTEVHHASVGIVDEDNTTLSRRIGSAFYPPYFNQPVLISADQIDPLMNSGQLMFVINIPRGFEADVIADRNPELQVNIDATAVLQADIGASYIQNIVNDEIDRFVTGSDQSSESVVDLIVRRAFNPNGDTSWFSSMTAIIDQITLLTIVLTGAALIREREHGTIEHLLVMPLTSFDIAVSKVCANGLVVLVAVMLSLWLVVENVLGVPIAGSRWLLLAGITLYLFFATAMGILLGTVSGSMAQFALLVLLTVLPLQMLSGAITPIESQPDWLQPITYFFPSRHFVSFAQSIVFRGAGLRDVWHEFFATVSLGMVCFLASLALFRRSISVRN, encoded by the coding sequence ATGCAAACTGCAAAAAACATCCTGTGGCTGACCCTCAAAGAGTTGCGCAGTCTGCGACACGACAAGATGCTGATCGCGTTGTTGGGGTTTGCGTTGACGTTCAGTGTGTACAGCCAAGCCACTGGGATTTCCACGGAAGTCCATCATGCGTCGGTTGGTATTGTGGATGAAGACAATACAACACTGTCGCGACGGATCGGTTCGGCGTTCTATCCGCCCTACTTCAATCAGCCGGTGCTGATTAGCGCGGATCAAATTGATCCACTTATGAATTCCGGCCAGTTGATGTTCGTGATCAATATTCCGAGAGGTTTCGAGGCGGACGTGATCGCCGATCGAAATCCGGAATTGCAAGTCAATATTGATGCAACGGCAGTGCTTCAGGCCGATATCGGCGCCAGTTACATTCAAAACATCGTGAATGATGAGATCGACCGTTTTGTGACAGGAAGCGATCAGTCGTCTGAGTCGGTGGTCGATTTGATTGTCCGGCGTGCGTTTAACCCCAATGGAGATACAAGTTGGTTCTCCAGCATGACCGCCATCATCGACCAAATCACGCTGTTGACGATCGTCTTGACCGGGGCCGCTTTGATTCGCGAAAGGGAACACGGGACGATCGAGCACTTGTTGGTGATGCCATTGACGTCCTTTGACATCGCGGTATCCAAAGTGTGTGCCAATGGCTTGGTGGTGTTGGTTGCCGTGATGCTGTCGCTGTGGTTGGTCGTCGAGAACGTACTGGGGGTTCCAATCGCGGGATCACGCTGGTTGTTGTTGGCCGGAATCACTTTGTATTTGTTCTTCGCAACCGCCATGGGCATTTTGTTGGGAACCGTTTCAGGTTCAATGGCACAGTTTGCATTGTTGGTTTTGTTGACGGTGCTGCCGCTACAAATGCTGTCGGGAGCTATCACACCGATTGAAAGTCAACCCGATTGGCTGCAGCCGATCACGTACTTCTTTCCGTCACGACATTTCGTCAGTTTTGCTCAGTCGATCGTGTTTCGCGGCGCCGGGCTGCGCGATGTCTGGCACGAGTTCTTTGCCACGGTTTCTTTGGGAATGGTTTGCTTCCTGGCCAGTCTCGCACTCTTTCGACGGTCGATCTCTGTTCGCAACTAG